From Pseudothermotoga thermarum DSM 5069, a single genomic window includes:
- a CDS encoding OsmC family protein encodes MEVSFSVHAKSLSKTLTEVKARNFTIYIDEPPNLGGQDKGATPVEYLLATLAGCINVVGSLVAKEMGINFENFEIEIKGVLDPSKFQGKQTNERAGFKKIDVNIKVKTNAEKQLVEKWLETVKNRCPVSDNLVNPTPVSFNLNV; translated from the coding sequence ATGGAAGTAAGTTTCTCTGTACATGCAAAATCTTTATCAAAAACTTTGACCGAAGTAAAGGCTAGAAATTTCACTATCTACATCGATGAGCCACCAAATCTTGGTGGTCAAGACAAAGGTGCCACTCCCGTTGAATATTTACTTGCAACTCTTGCAGGATGTATAAACGTGGTTGGAAGTTTGGTTGCAAAAGAAATGGGTATCAACTTTGAAAACTTCGAGATCGAAATCAAGGGTGTTTTGGACCCATCAAAATTCCAGGGAAAGCAAACAAATGAACGCGCTGGCTTTAAGAAAATAGACGTAAACATAAAAGTTAAAACCAACGCTGAAAAGCAGCTTGTTGAAAAATGGCTTGAAACGGTCAAAAATCGTTGTCCAGTTTCCGACAACCTCGTCAATCCAACTCCTGTAAGCTTTAATTTAAACGTCTAA